The sequence GTTATAGGCTTCAAACTGCTTGGATCTTGCCAATTCGTCAATTGTTCGATTGAGTGCCAAAGCATTCGATAATTGCATGCCTACCGTTTTTAGTAAATCATGATCTTCCCAATTGAGAATGCGCGGTGCTCTTGCTTGTGTCAGGACGACAAAGGCTTCAACCGAGTTTAATCGCAGTAGCGGAACCAGAAGCCAGATAGCATAATCTTTATTATCCCAGGCGGATAAGTCGATATCTTCATAGACATCGGGAGCAAAAGCATATTCAGCAAAATCTATCACCCATTGTTTGGATTGTATGAATTGTATAAAGGGTGTGTCTTTTTTAAATAAAACTTCAGGTTCGAACCCCATGTTGTAGTGCTCGGCAAAATAAAAATCGCCCTGTTCATTCTTAATCCAAAGGCCACCCCCTGAACTTTCAACCAGATTGGCCATGGTTTTTAAAATGAGTCCATATAATTCGGTAATGGAATCCATTTGTGCGATAGTTTTACTTAATTTGATCCATTCTTCCCGGTAGTCGTAACTGTATTGAAAAAAATGTTTGTTTAAATACACTTTAACCAGGGCTCGAGTTCTTCCCGAGACAAACAGGATGATGAGCAACAGGATTGACAGGAAAATAAAGGCTATCTGAGCCAGTTGACCCCAATTTCCGCCATAATCGCGAATGTAATAACCGACAACTGACATTAAAATTAAATAGATGCCGGTAGCAAACAAGACGGTTGTATGAAATACCAGTTTTCTGGAGACGGTTAACGTAGTGGTATGTTCTTGAAGACGGACGACAGAGATAGCCAGTAATGGCGCTACAATCGCATTGATAATGCCCCTTGAATCCCTGAGCGCTGAATCAATATTCGAAAACAACAACGATTTACTGTATAGAAAAAAATCAATAACGAATAAAGAGCCTAATGCCAGGCAAAGAAATTTAATTGCCCATCGCTGTTCATACAGGGCATTTCGATAAACCTGTTCAATCAGAATCAATCCGGCAATTGCGAAACCAACATGAGCAAACAGACGGAAATCAGTACCCAAATAAAAATTGACCAACATCAGCCATGGACTATGGCTCTCTATTAAAAAGGTCAGGGTTACAATGAGGATAAGTGATTGAGCCAGTTTTGACTCTTTTAAAAATGAGAGGTGTTCATGGTTTTGCTGTTGATATATTATAAAGCTCAATAAAATCAGCCAACCTGCACTGCGCAACGTTTCAAACGGCAATGTCTCCGGCGTATAGATAGTGTCGATTTTGAGCGCTAATGTGGTATAGCCGGCCCAAATAAAAGACAGACCCGTAGCGATCATAATCGGCAAGGCCAGGTTGCTTTTTTTCAAGCTGAAGATGCTTAACGGAAGCAGCATCAGATAAGCAATAGAGGCCGCCAGGTAGCTTAGAAAGCTATAATCTTCAAACGCATTCATAATTCGTCGTGTTTTGTTGAGTCTGGATGAAGTAAAGCAGTTTTCAATGTCTTAATTGCGAGAATGACTTCAACAGTTAAGCAAGATTTCTTATCTAGAGAATTGTTTAATTACTATTTATTACTACAATTCATAAATTTCCCGAGCTCAATTGTTTGAATCCAAGAAAGTTAAGTTTTAATGCGTTTTAGATTAAGTTTTGATTGCCTGATTATAAACGAATTGAAAAAAAGCGATTTTAACTGCGAAATCAAGTCAAATTGAACTATGATTAATTCGCCTGTTAAAGTCTTGAACCAAAATTCACTAACTATATTCACTGTAAGCTTATGAAGTTAGTCTTAATTCGGCTTTACCCAACTTGTTAATTACTCTTTGTTTTTTATATTACCGACACGCCATCAATTTAAGTCAATTTTTGAAAAGTTGCCTCAAGGTCCAGA comes from Methylicorpusculum oleiharenae and encodes:
- the prsK gene encoding XrtA/PEP-CTERM system histidine kinase PrsK, with the translated sequence MNAFEDYSFLSYLAASIAYLMLLPLSIFSLKKSNLALPIMIATGLSFIWAGYTTLALKIDTIYTPETLPFETLRSAGWLILLSFIIYQQQNHEHLSFLKESKLAQSLILIVTLTFLIESHSPWLMLVNFYLGTDFRLFAHVGFAIAGLILIEQVYRNALYEQRWAIKFLCLALGSLFVIDFFLYSKSLLFSNIDSALRDSRGIINAIVAPLLAISVVRLQEHTTTLTVSRKLVFHTTVLFATGIYLILMSVVGYYIRDYGGNWGQLAQIAFIFLSILLLIILFVSGRTRALVKVYLNKHFFQYSYDYREEWIKLSKTIAQMDSITELYGLILKTMANLVESSGGGLWIKNEQGDFYFAEHYNMGFEPEVLFKKDTPFIQFIQSKQWVIDFAEYAFAPDVYEDIDLSAWDNKDYAIWLLVPLLRLNSVEAFVVLTQARAPRILNWEDHDLLKTVGMQLSNALALNRTIDELARSKQFEAYNRLSAFIVHDLKNQVAQIALIVKNAERHKRNPEFIDDSIDTLKNVADKMQHVIDQLRKGNIHSETRTLIDLIEIVQDVAIQQSCNNPGLQIINQMSDTSVRVIGEQAKMTAVLGHLVQNAQEATPQNGVVRLELFNDNADVTIKIIDSGIGMDKQFIATRLFKPFDTTKGNAGMGIGVYEAKDYVTKLSGTIDVESNPGLGSVFTIKLPIYKPVEQ